The genomic stretch CCTCATACCCAAAATTAACGTAAAGGCAGGTGTAATGTAAAAATCATTATGTGAAAAAAATCCATATCCTTTTGTTTTTGTTTTAGTATCGCTGTAAAGCATAACATCATTAATAATTATGCGTTTTTTTACATCGCTTATAGAGCCTTGGATTCCCGCAAGAAATTTTCCATAATCCTTATCGGCTACAAATCTAAATTCTTGCGAATAATCTTTTTGAAAATGACTTGATCTAACCCCAATCATAGAGGCAGGAGTATTGTCTCCATCATAAATTCTATTATCTTTATAGTTTCTAAAAGTAGATAGGGAGGTAAATTCGTAATCTTTAAATTTATAGCTTAATTTAAGAGAATTTTCGTAATTTTTTAAGTTGCCTTTACCTTCAATATTATTAGAAACTTTTCTCAAATCTTTAGCATTTGAAAGATTCATAGCAGGAGCCCCTATTTTACTATTATATAGGCTTTGTATCAAATCTAAATTTAAACTTTCGGTAGGTTTAAATTTAAGATAGAGTTTTGCAAAATTTGTTTTTTCATAATCATCTGTTTTATTTAGATACTCATTGTATACAAAACCATCCTTTCTCCTACTAAAACCGTTCAAGCGAGCTAAAAATTTATCCTCTACTATTGCTCCTCCTGCGCTAAAATTTAGCCCTTTTAGATTATCACTTCCAAGCTTTAAACCAATTTTTGATTCAAGATCGTTCGTGGGCTCTTTAGAAACTATATTTATAGCTCCTGCGTAAGCATTTTTCCCGTAAAGTATACTTTGAGGACCCTTTAAGACCTCAATCCTTTCAATATCCTCCAAAAACAGATTGTTTCCCAATGTTCCCAAATAACTTACACCATCTACATAAAGACCCACATTTAAATTTTGCAAAGCAGTATTTGAAGCTATGCCTCTTATGTTCGGAGAAACTATTCCGCTCGCGTTAAATATCGATAAATTTGAGGTCAAGTTAGTTATATTTTCTAATTTATTTATCTGTCTATCATCCAAATCATTTCCGCTTAAAATTCCCATAGATACAGGAACATCTATGGCTGTTTCATCGGTTTTTTGTGCGGTTATGGTTACCTCGTCAAGCCTTAGACTATCAGCCCCATAGCAACTTACGCAAACGGCAATACTTAGTATTAAACTATTTTTTATCACAATAAACCCTTTAAGTAAAAAAATTATCAAATAGTAGTATAATCATTTTGAGTTTTGGTATCAATAATATTTTTGCACTCAAAGAATTTATTTTTACGATTTTAGGAATTTTTGTGAAAAAAATTAAAGTAGATGAAATTTATCAAAAACTGCATCGTTATGATGGCGGAGACATTGACGAAAAAGAGATGAGGATATCTACAAAAAGAGTCCAAATCAATGATGATATGGATTTTTGGATACAAAAATTTAGTTTTAAAAACGATACTGAAATCATAAACGATCTTTATCCTATTAATGGATTTTTTATAAATTTTACTATTGAAGGAGGGGCTACTTTAAAAACGTTTAATTCAAAAATAAAATATTGCAATAATTTAACCACCATATCAACCGCAAACAATCTACTGGCA from Campylobacter sp. RM16189 encodes the following:
- a CDS encoding TonB-dependent receptor, whose translation is MIKNSLILSIAVCVSCYGADSLRLDEVTITAQKTDETAIDVPVSMGILSGNDLDDRQINKLENITNLTSNLSIFNASGIVSPNIRGIASNTALQNLNVGLYVDGVSYLGTLGNNLFLEDIERIEVLKGPQSILYGKNAYAGAINIVSKEPTNDLESKIGLKLGSDNLKGLNFSAGGAIVEDKFLARLNGFSRRKDGFVYNEYLNKTDDYEKTNFAKLYLKFKPTESLNLDLIQSLYNSKIGAPAMNLSNAKDLRKVSNNIEGKGNLKNYENSLKLSYKFKDYEFTSLSTFRNYKDNRIYDGDNTPASMIGVRSSHFQKDYSQEFRFVADKDYGKFLAGIQGSISDVKKRIIINDVMLYSDTKTKTKGYGFFSHNDFYITPAFTLILGMRFDKDEARLKHHLLADDKKDTYNAFSPKLGLKYKINENFMSYISVSKGYKAGGYLFSAPIDKMWYDKETLINYEWGFKTTWDKFDLSGAVFYADIKDKQVMTAVTPLLSYAANAAKAKSQGFELEGNYFMSDSLKFNASLGYAKSVYKTFKDAKGDYKGKYVNYAPEWTYTIGVDYYSGGGFFWGAYLRGQSKMYSDENNIYSSKGYMLIDAKIGYDSKNIGIYLYANNIFDKKHDTNYGAYTFMSEPREVGVKFEYKF